One Primulina huaijiensis isolate GDHJ02 chromosome 5, ASM1229523v2, whole genome shotgun sequence DNA segment encodes these proteins:
- the LOC140976961 gene encoding protein ENHANCED DISEASE RESISTANCE 2-like — protein MGMAEREGMMRGWLYLIRFNRFGLQYSRKRYFILQDNCLKSFKYIPSSDTEEPVRSAIIDSCIRVTDNGRESHHMKVFFIFTLYNTSNHNDQLKLGATSSEEAARWIRSLQDAALDPVTNSNCSKRRWQPFSLSVSKRMANKRSVDWTSASSEHVNAMTSDVIGPSPWKIFGCQDGLRLFKEAKDRDSNGKHWDDHPAIMAVGVIDGTSETVFRTLLSLGTSKSEWDFCFYRGSVIEHLDGHTDIIHIQLYNHWLPWAMKRRDLLLRRYWRREDDGTYVILYHSVIHRKCPPQDGYIRACLKSGGYVITPTKQGKHCVIKHMLAVDWRFWKSRFRKASSRSITIRMLGRVAALREMFRAKVGSTTNEFLLGELAVEVGIPQNEKEEIKTEVNLKMVEKITEDEGLKRLSEASSLKGLNDAADEFFDVPEPFEDEAADNGWTSDTTPEFCYVDIYQPKLSSAANFVKKLHDLAVQKKGYVDLQELSWGENVSCCYGATLPKDSSFNMPCSWAAADPSSFLIRGDNYLEDRQKIKAKSTLMQMVAADWLRSDKREDDLAGRPGGIVQKYADRRGSEFFFVMNIQVPGTTMYNLALYYMLKTPLNETPLLERFVNGDDAFRNSRFKLIPYISKGSWIVKQSVGKKSCLLGQALEVNYYRGKNYLELDINVGSSTVARGVVSLVLGYLNNLVIEMAFLIQGNTQDELPEVLLGTCRLNHLDAAKSVSTDSIRII, from the exons GAGCCGGTGAGAAGTGCAATAATAGACTCCTGCATTCGTGTTACAGACAACGGAAGAGAGAGTCATCATATGAAA gtattttttatttttaccctCTACAATACTTCTAATCATAACGATCAGCTTAAG CTAGGGGCAACCAGTTCGGAAGAAGCTGCTAGATGGATTCGTTCTTTGCAGGACGCTGCTTTGGACCCCGTGACTAACTCAAATTGTTCCAAAAGGAGGTGGCAGCCATTCAG CTTAAGTGTTTCAAAGAGAATGGCGAATAAAAGGTCTGTCGACTGGACTTCAGCATCTTCTGAACATGTAAATGCCATGACTTCGGATGTAATTGGTCCTTCACCGTGGAAAATATTTGGCTGTCAAGATG GATTGCGTCTCTTCAAAGAAGCGAAGGACAGAGATTCCAACGGAAAG CATTGGGACGACCACCCAGCCATAATGGCCGTTGGTGTGATTGATGGAACTTCGGAAACCGTTTTCCGTACGCTTTTGTCTCTTGGTACTTCAAAATCTGA ATGGGATTTCTGCTTCTACAGGGGAAGTGTGATTGAGCATCTTGATGGTCATACAGATATAATACACATACAGCTATATAATCATTGGTTACCATG GGCAATGAAACGAAGAGATTTGCTGCTACGCCGTTATTGGAGAAGGGAAGATGATGGCACATATG TTATTCTTTACCACTCTGTGATCCACAGGAAGTGTCCACCGCAAGACGGATATATTCGAGCTTGCCTTAAAA GCGGTGGATATGTGATAACTCCCACAAAACAAGGTAAACACTGTGTCATAAAACATATGCTCGCTGTTGATTGGAGGTTTTGGAAGTCCCGTTTCAGGAAAGCATCTTCAAGATCAATAACTATTCGTATGCTTGGGAGGGTCGCAG CCTTAAGAGAGATGTTCAGAGCTAAGGTAGGAAGTACTACCAACGAGTTTTTATTGGGAGAGCTCGCAGTGGAGGTTGGGATTCCTCAGAATGAGAAGGAAGAGATCAAAACTGAAGTAAACCTTAAAATGGTGGAGAAGATAACAGAAGACGAGGGATTGAAACGTCTTTCTGAAGCTTCGAGTCTTAAGGGGTTGAATGATGCTGCTGATGAATTTTTTGATGTTCCTGAACCGTTTGAAGATGAGGCAGCAGACAATGGGTGGACTTCTGATACAACCCCAGAATTTTGTTATGTG GACATCTATCAGCCAAAATTGTCATCTGCTGctaattttgtgaaaaaattgcATGATCTTGCAG TCCAGAAAAAGGGGTATGTTGACTTGCAAGAACTGTCTTGGGGAGAAAATGTTTCATGCTGTTATGGAGCCACACTTCCAAAAGATTCAAGCTTCAACATGCCCTGTAGTTGGGCAGCTGCTGATCCTTCATCCTTCCTCATCCGTGGTGATAATTATCTCGAAGACCGTCAAAAG ATTAAGGCGAAGAGCACATTAATGCAAATGGTTGCTGCAGATTGGCTAAGATCCGACAAGCGTGAAGACGATCTTGCTGGTCGTCCTGGAGGCATTGTTCAG AAATATGCAGACAGGCGGGGTTCAGAATTCTTTTTTGTCATGAACATACAG GTTCCTGGTACAACAATGTATAATCTGGCCTTATATTACATGTTGAAAACGCCCCTAAATGAAACACCTTTGTTGGAGCGTTTTGTCAATGGAGATGATGCTTTTAGGAACTCAAGATTCAAGCTTATACCATACATTTCAAAG GGATCTTGGATAGTAAAACAGAGTGTTGGTAAGAAATCATGTTTGCTCGGACAAGCGCTTGAAGTGAATTATTATCGAGGAAAAAACTACTTGGAG CTGGATATCAATGTTGGCTCATCGACAGTGGCAAGAGGAGTCGTTAGCCTTGTTCTTGGTTACTTGAACAATCTTGTGATAGAAATGGCATTTTTGATACAG GGTAATACACAAGACGAGTTGCCGGAAGTCCTCCTTGGAACGTGCCGACTGAATCATCTAGATGCAGCAAAGTCTGTTTCGACTGACTCTATACGTATCATCTAA